tttctttttaaaattgagTTTTAGCAAATGTCTTAGAACAATCAAGCAAAATTACACATAATAATCGACATTATTGAGTAAATGTATCAGTTAAATGAGACAATTGGAGAATTCATTTGTATTGAAAAGAAGAGGATATGTCtcattttgcaaaaacaaaaacataacggCTCCcaaataaacagaataaaatactgaaagaatactattgtatatatatatatatatatgtttaggttgcatacgaaaatgtaactattattttacttttatttcgtAAAGCCCAAAACCACAAATGAAGAATTCCCTTCAcggggctttacaatctgtacacagcCTCCGTCCCGGGAAActgcaaatgcaaatgtttttttttctcagttagGTTTCAGTTTAATGCGTGCATGAAGTATAACAACTAAAAAGGAACCAGCAGATGTTGTATTATATACTGATAttcctgttaaaaaaaagaaacattttcaaaataaggcTGCGCGTTTCAATTACACATCTGGATTTGTATCTATCAGGTATATTTCCttcattaatatttataatcgtgttttattaaagacacattcacaacaaataaagcacGCGAAGGGCCATGATGCTAAAATTGTCAAGAGCTGAAATTATACTTTGTATCGAGCTGCTTAACGCCTGTAaaaatacagatgtttttattacAATACAATGAATAAACAGCTAACAAGATGCCCATAATAACGTTTCGGGCTAAGCAGATGAGGTCCCACTGCTATTGGTCGTTTTACCTAATTGCATGTCTATATTTGTCataaatgaatattttcagTCGGACGTGCTGACCTGCTGTCTGTAgtgttggatgtgtgtgtgcgcgcgtcacaGACTGGTCAAAGCCTCCCTGAAACCCACCCGAACCACCAGCATAACCTGAGCCACAGCATCTAAGATCAAACCCCTCCGTGTCTGCGTGTCTTCTCCTCGGTCCCTCCAGTCCTTAAAGCCGACCAGACCAGCCTGCTCAAGTTCCCCATGTCCCCGCTGGCCTGCTCGCTGGGTTCCCCGCTCGGCGCGCAGCTGCTGTCCGCCGCGTCGGGCCTGCAGATCGGCGCGGCGTCCCACCACCTGCCGCTGGACCTGCACCTCCGCGGGAAGCTGGAGCACGGGCCCGACGCGGGCGGCAAGAGCAAGAAGGGCCGCCGCAGCCGCACCGTGTTCACGGAGCTGCAGCTGATGGGCCTGGAGAAGCGCTTCGAGAAGCAGAAGTATCTGTCCACGCCGGATAGGTGGGTTTGATTGGACCACCTTTTTCAGCAGAGAGAATTGTCGCCAACTCATCTAAATTGtggattattgtttttttccccaaataatTAAGCTTTcaataaaccttttattttaacaagttttacaatattgtgtCCATGTAAAAGTACAAACAcgtagacattaaaaaaaataccgaaatgtaaaaaaatgttatcaacATTTTCCCCTAACCAGGTGATGACCTATAGGGGTTTATTCAAACGAAGAGAGACATTGTTGGCATGCTGcaaaaataatgatttaatgGATTCATTATGCTGATATATATTAGAATCGGCTGACCATTCGTCCAAAATACAGATAAACAACAAGCAAAAGGAAGTTAAAAGACCAGGACAAGATGTGGAGTTATTGATTGTGTCCGTGTCTTTGTTCCTCACAGAATAGACCTGGCTGAATCTTTGGGCCTCAGTCAACTGCAAGTGAAAACATGGTACCAGAACAGGCGGATGAAATGGAAGAAAATTGTAAGTTAGTCCTCATATgggggtgatgatgatgatcatggatgtgatgatgatgatgatgatgacgatgtgGTAGTGGTCACTGTGTGTAGTTAAGGCCTGCACCAACAAATGCATCGGTCTGTTTTTATGTTATTTCAAGAGATGATGACGGGAAACGTCGATCCGTGAATGTATAACCGGGGCATAAGAAATTATATAGAATTTGTCATATCTTTAAATTTGGCATGGAGAAttgagaaggaaaaaataaaacagctgtCTGAAACTGTATTCGTCGAGTGTGTTGGAGGGAGTCACATGTGCTTCTTCTTaaaatgaccccccccaccccgccgaCTGAAGTCTCTGCTTGCGTTCGACCCGCAGGTGCTGCAGGGCGGCGGCCTGGAGTCTCCCACCAAGCCGAAGGGCCGCCCGAAGAAGAACTCCATCCCCAGCAGCGAGCAGCTCTCCGAGCAGCAGTCCGAGGGCTCGAGCTGCCAGTCGGAGAACACCCAGGAGGAGTGACCCCCCCCGGGACCCCCCTACACGGCACCCGGACGGACACTCCTGGGTCCCCGTGCGCGCAGAGCATgccgggaggagggaggtgggcgCCGGGGCTCCTGAAGCCGGCCCGTCCCGCGCAGGCGTCACAGAAGCCTCGCGGAAAAGGCCTGAACTGTCCACGCGCGCCGACATCCTCCAGCGGCCGcgcgttgttgttgtgttgttgttgttgtttcttacCACGCGCTGCCTTGGTGGTGAGCTCGATGCTGGGGGGCAGCTGACACCTTCGCAGTAGGTCTACCCTTCTATATTCTAAAGAGATACGTGTCTTTGCATTCCCTTTGTGTAACTAAActgtttaattattaaatatattttcacaagTAACTGTTCTTTGTTTATTCGAGGCTCGTGGGGATCAGCATGCGGCTATAATCGTAGTTACACGCATGCGTGTTGTCTTTTCCTGTTAAGGTTCTTTATTGTGTTTTGAGGGAGAACAATTGTTGACTTGTACTCATGAAAAatagacattttcatttgatctaaaaatattttttgaatccGGTGGAGCAAACCGTCGCTACGTAAAGTTGTGGCTTTGtgtgaatgtattttattctgcaAAATCAGCCCACTTGTTGCAATTGCAGAATTAATCTTGCGGTTCGTGCCCCAAAATCTCCcattttcctccttcctttttgTATTATTAGATATCGTATTCTTGCCAAAGGACACACCAGGAACCAGGAATCAGAAACATGTATTGCCAGAATAGCTCATACATATGGGGATTGGACATgacggttggtgcataacactGGACAGTAAGACAGGGGGACATTGGACAACAATACAAATAACACAACATTATGCAGAGCTGGCTGGTGGGTGGTTGTACTTGGGTGGGTTTTTAAAAGCAGTCACAttggaaagattttttttctcattatacTTTATATTGATTTACGAGTTAACGTTGAACGTTACATTGAGTATTGacgatatatatttatttttataattttctATTTGTTCTCTCCATAGAATTCGTGCGATGAAAACACGCCCTTCCTTGTCTCTCAGTGGGAAAACTTTTCATTTGAACCTCAGCCACATGTCTCAGATGCTTTATTCCAGCCTTCCAATTTGAAATCCTTCAAATGGTTATAATGAGTTCTGTTTTAATTAGTGCTTTAAATAAATACCATGTTTTAAGGTCCAGAGGGACAAGTATCCAAATTAGTTTCATTAGATCAAATGACCTTAATGaaaatcctcacacacacatttcctcacGTGCTTATTTTTCTTATAATAATCAAATTAGCTCATACTTGCTTTAaacaatattcatattttcattatatatttttaaattaagttCATATGTTTATTATTAGACATCGGTAGAGCATTCAAACAACTGCATTTCAACAGGCTCTACATATCTTCCTCCGCGTTGTTACACGACTATTTCGCTTCTCTTTTCAAGCGAGTATAAATATTTAACACTGTGCTTATTCACAAAGTTAAACTGAGTCGCTCAGTTCTAATCAGAGGAGACATAAAGTGCTATTTGGTAAGAAACAAGCGCACATCTGTGCGTCTGAAACATGAAAACAAGTGGAAATGTCACGTGACCTCATATCAGTCTGGCAGCACGCGGCCTTTTCCCTGAACGGTCTTATACTCGCGTGCTCTTTACTGCGCCAATAAGGTTTCGCTTTAGTGTGAACATGGACGGCACTTGGTTCCATAATCATTTCATGTGGAAGCGGAACACGCGCTCCGATGTGCAGGTTGTTATTATGACATCATAACCCCGCTGTCAAAAACCACAATAAGTACAACTTCCACTATGTCACGGTTTACTGCTACTGTGCTATAGCTTGTAATAGCAATCATACAccggaaataaaaataaactaataatcAGTAAATAATCTGACACGGATAGTTAAATGTACGGGCACATGGCCAAATATGTCAACCAGCAATATCTTTTCTGTTGGAATTTCTCACCTCATATTTCGATGTTTTATACTGAGATCGGTGATGATCAAGAGTCGCCGATGACTGAAGGGATTTGAAAACAACGCATCTTGTTTTAAGGACGTTTTGAAATCTCTCAAATAATTCAGTGCAACTCAGTACTATTTTTAACACCCAAACTCTGGAAACAACGGACTTTAATTGTCGTCATGCTTTAGCGTTTTTAGTCTGCATGCATTTTTTGTCTTCGAGCGCTTTAGTCTTAAATTGTTTTTAAGTACTGTCAGACTTTTGGGTGGCGGCCGGAGGCGTCGTCCTTGACTCGGCAGCACGCGGGACCAGAAGCATAAATATCTGTGACTAAGGACCATATAGTGCGGGAAACGTCGGCACTTATGGAAAGTGCTGCAAACCTCCAAAACAAATCGTACCCGTCTAAATCAAAACGTGCCTTTTAGAAAATGCCGACAATGAATCAACTGAATCCTGAATCCCATTCAAAACATCTGCACACGTGCACGCGAGTTACAAGCGGTGTCTGCACTTCACTGTCATCATCTATTAACGCAACACACCCACCCTTCAtatgaatatacatatatattagtcACATGCAGTTGAAGGCCTCCGAGGCTTAAtgaattcatattcattttcaATCCGCAAAATCATACAATTCAGAACCTTAAAATTCCTGCTAATCATCTGAAAAGCCTCATtttttcacgtttttttttcgTCACCGTCTCTCTTTTTGTAACGAGGTGTTTTCGTTTAGAAGTCCTAGCAACGCGTCCGTCACCGCGTCCTCCGTTGTGTAAGCGGTCCTCGGGGAGTGCGCGAGGAGGCCTCTGCGCGAGCACGGCGGCGGCTCTGTCCACGCGCGCGCATCCTCCCTCCCGGGCTTCGGAGCAAACGACTTCCGACATAAATTGCAATCAGGAGGAAAGAGTCAGCCGCCAGGAATACGCAGATTCCCCGACAGCCAATTTAATCAttaaagggggcgggggggggggggggggggggggcgtatggCACTCCGAGCAATGAGAGGTTGACCCCGATTTATTAGAGGAGCGGGTGTTCGTGGAGTCAAAGGGGTCCGCTGCTTAGTCAGGGTCCCAGGCCCCccagggggggtctggtggtGTAGTAGGTGGGCTCCACCACCTCCGCCCCTGATTAATCGAACCCGTGCGCCAAACTGCACATGCGGCCGCATGATCGCAATTAGAACCGAAGCCGACTGCGCGCAGAGGCCTCGGCTGCTCGTCCCGACAACGGGCCCGATGATTACTGCCACGGTTCCGGTTACCGGCGTTCAATGGGCCGCTGGGAGAAGTAATCCGGAATAGAGCCAATCATTACCGTTATTATTAGACTACTAGACTAGAGACTACTTACAAACAACACGTTTTCaaagataaaaaatgaaacGAATGGAAATAGGAGAAATAGGTGCAGTGTTTTCGGTGTAGACGGAAAAGCTAAAGACagatatctaaaaaaaaaataaagaaacacgcAGAGCAAGTGATACCTGTGACGTTATTGATCGTTAGTTGGTATGATAGTTAAGTGCTGTAATAATGTTAACTTTACGTTTGTTAATGTTAACATTGATTGATGTTTATTTATGGTAGTTACGTTGTTAGGACTGTTATGTTTCTTCTAACTTCAATCCAACTTCAAGTTTCATCACTATTCTTGCCCCAGACCTGAAGTTAACCACAACCACGTGGCGTGTGCGTTTCTACCAGCGAGATAGAGGCCAACATTTCTGACAAAAACAGTAAGCTTAAATGTGAATGGGTATGAAGTGACAtggtatacatatatatgtatatgtatatatatttttaaactcaCTTTTCATTTCGTTTTCACCAACATAACGCATGCATTTTCATGCACACGTCCTTGAACTGAGACTAACGAGACCCTGAACGCATCAAGCTGCTATCAGATTACATTCTCCATAAATCGGCTATTCATCATCAACAGTTGTCTTTGTAACACTGCAACGGGCATCAGGTAAATATGAATTGTAACTAAACTCATTCCATGATCCATTTGGAGATTACTTCCCCATTTGGCGTGATAATGGATTGGCCTGCATTTGGCTGCAGCCGCATTAACCCGTGAGGCGTTCACAGACCGCGCTTCATAAATAGCCCCACAGTGTGACGGCCATTCATCACGGGGCTGAACCCTCAACCCTCTGAGGACGATGGGAAGTGAACCGGGGAGCAACGTTTTGGGAATAAAAGCCCtcactgtttctctctctgcgaCAACTTGTGCCGTGAGTGGGTCCTCACCCAGCTTCCTATGTGGACTCAGACTTCAGAGTCAGCTTTTATCGGCCACAAGGACCCATTTGGgctgccatatatatatatggcagaCTTCTAaacatagaatatatatattatatatatatatatatatatatggcagcGGACAGGTGTCCGGTGAAGGGGGCCTATGGGAATTGTGTAGAATGCTGAACCACAAATAtatgcaaaaatgcaaaaagaatgAAGgataaattatataatataggctctatatatatatatatatatatatatatatatatatatatgagcgaTCTGAGCGATTTGCTCAGTATTATGacattgtattattttttttccttttctaatgATGACGTTTAAAGGGTCTTTTCagaaaacaatacaaacataTCTTCTTGCATTTAGTGGCAGTAGCCACCGCTTTCTAACACAATGGACGGAGATCCATCCATCACGCTTCTGTGCATGTGAATATTATTGAGTCCCAAAATAGTCTTGCAAGCCACACAAATGACTtctttcaaaaaatatttaaaaatgaaatgatacaCTTAACAATCTCAGACAGTCTCAGATTCTCATTTGAAGGAACAGAACTGTCCAAACTCTCTTTTTGTTTCAAGGCAAGACGAGGAGATAATGACTATAACATTTAActaattatcatcattatttgtgaacTTTTATGTTCAATAACGGAAAGGAGCCATAACCTTTCTAAATACGTGCAAATGTTTAAACATTTCCAGAACATAAATCGGAtcattctgattctgatttcaTTTGGTTGACACATAATAGGTCAGTTTTTACTGAGGATGACTAGGATATTTCTTTGTATCCCTCCATAAATAGGTACAAAAAAGATAATGCATTTCCTCCATGTTTGAATTTATGAATGATGTATCAACACATCTCTAAATTTGAGTTTTTTGTCATCAGGGTTGTAATGCTTAAGTAACACTAAAAATACATGTTTGCAAACTgctccatcatcatcacaatGCACTCAGACCGAAGGGAGATGGTGTTAAAGTGAAGCCTCGTCCCGCAGGTGTCAGGTGATTTCCTGAGGCTCAGATCACGGCTCTCCGTCTCGCAGCTAATGGGAGAAGGCATTAGAGGACATAAACAAGAGCACATCAGCCCGTCGGTTTCCTCCAGTgtcccgtcgcccccccccctcccctccgctcgGCTCCGCAAGCACAGTTTGCAGGAAATGTCAGCCGGCGTGATTGATTTGAGATGAGCGATTCCCTGACTTCATGCTTGTATAAAGCAAGACAGCTGTTGGGGAGAAATCAAAttcctgcaggagctggagagacttgtttttttttccatctgtttAACGGAGTCGTTGCATTTTGTTGGACgagcaaataataaaaatcagGGCCAAGATGTGGCAGAAGGTCAGTGAATACCCTCATTATGTAGCAATTACAGCACAAAACCCCCCTTTTCCCTTCGGGATCCAACCTGAAAGGCATTCCCACCTTCTCCGGCTTTTCAAAAGTAAGACGTGACAAGTAACAACTTCATGACTCACGTTATCGTGGTGCAGAGCGGAAGGATTCGTCCACGCGTCCATTCCTTTTTAATGAAAGATTACTCTTCAGTTCACCAACTGCTTTACATCTGCAGCCCCAGCAATGCACTTTCTTTCTAAGCTTCATCAGCCATGCGCATGCCTTCTTTTTCCACGGGGCGTTGTGCTTCCAAGCGATAGTTGCTGAGACTTTGGTGATTTGAATTGCAAAAAGACTTGAACTTGTTCTGCATGTACAAGGAGCCTCAATAACACAGTTTCAGTCCCCCCTTCTCACATCCATTCACTGCTTGGACGGCCATGCGAGGTGCCACTATCCAGCCATTCACATCCATTCACTGCCCACATCCTCGGGTTGCCTGGGGTCATGGGGGTCATTGGTCAAAGCACGACCGGCTTCTACCGAGCCGCCTATCGCCGCAGTTTAACCAGCGGGAGACGCCTCGAAAGGGGCGAGTGGGTCAAACAAACGCGGGACTTTGGCCCAGGAGACAGCTGTTCCCGTCCAGAAGTAAACGTTAGGCGTCGTACGTGTGCCGTTCCAACAATATCATAACACAAGCCACGGTGTGTTGCCGTGACCGTACTTATTTCACAATAGCGTTCCTGTAGCTCGATGCGAGACGGACACGAAACACATtcatgaaagtgttttttttaacccaaaaAGCTCCACATTGAACGCCCCGGTTTGCAGAAACCGACGTAGCCAACAATTCCTCCAACGAGCGCGACCTCGACACACGTCTCCACagacaacgtgatctccaaaacctgtttgtaaaaaacGTATATGAAAACCGTGAACATACAAATTCCTacggaactggcggtggttaaccacgccccctgagtgaacaacatggcggaccatggcggattcttgagtgaacgtctctccgccatgttggattttttgagggggttagggttagtattctattcttacaatttaacattgatttctcgttaaaatgcaatcataacacgtttattttacaggGCGCAgctccccgttcactttgaacagggtgacgtcatcggtTGCAGTCCGCATTTATTCCGTATGTATCAccacgaatttgtatgttcaagattttcgtacacatttttacgaacaggttttggagctCAGGCTGCCGCAGGACGCCCAGGCTCCTTCCCAGCGCTTTAAACAAAGGACGAAGCTGAGCCAGTGCGTCACGCCCTGTTCACGTTGCTTCCAAGAGAGCTGTTTGGACACATCCTCCAGCGCGGACCTCTTATCGCCGTGCCGCTGTGTTGAAACAGCTTCATTCCTCATTAAAGCCCTCCGTGACTCATTGCGGATGTGTTCAGTGTTCGTATTTATCTTCTTATTTAGATGTGGCCGATAGCCGAGAGCTTTTCTGCCTGGCCGGGGGGGCTGAGAGCAGCTGGGCGGCAGGGGCCGCGCTCAGGCACTGGGCCTTAAGTGATAGAGATTatgaaaacagatgaaactCAAGCAGCGGAAACTTACTTTGAACGGCACCGAAACACTGCGAGGAAACATTAGAGCCGTTGGAGCTACCGACTGCTGATTGGTATCATTTAGCGTTGCAAACAGAAGATATTCAGTGTGTAGGTTATTATCTGAAGTTGTGTTGTTATGTGAAGCGTTGGTAGCTGAGGTCGCTGTGCGTTGTGCAAACAGGGGAATCACCAGCGAGTCTTTAGAGAAGCTTCTTTAAAGCACCACTTGATCCTCTGAAGGGTTGTTTTCTAAGCTAAAGAATCGTTCACGCGTCCACGGGGCTCTGACAATACGAAGCGGTTTCAACATGGGTTTGGGCTGTAACTGATAAGTGCTTCTActcaaatgttaaataaaatataaaaacgtcAATTCTCTGCTTTTGTCCAGAACTGTGGAAAAAGTTCTATGATATTAAAATCCATACGCTTTTTAACTGCTGTGGATTACAAGTTAATTCATTTTGTATCTTTTTGTAAATTGGTTATAAGACACAGATTTGAGACAAACCTTCAGGTTAGACAAACTTATAATGAAGTTCATTTTCTCAATAATATGgtttagccctgcgattggctggtgactaatacaaagttaaaaaatatacaaatttcTATTTAAACTTTTTGGAAAGTATAATGAAATTTTTACTACATTATACGTTGCTCCATGAACCTtatatttttcccttttattgtattttctggATT
The Gasterosteus aculeatus chromosome 17, fGasAcu3.hap1.1, whole genome shotgun sequence DNA segment above includes these coding regions:
- the barx1 gene encoding homeobox protein BarH-like 1, which codes for MQHHLDLGGHYFAPEAQPHDHRTHRYRSFMIEEILTDHPQHKASAPAGELLKFGVQALLSARPFHNQLVLKADQTSLLKFPMSPLACSLGSPLGAQLLSAASGLQIGAASHHLPLDLHLRGKLEHGPDAGGKSKKGRRSRTVFTELQLMGLEKRFEKQKYLSTPDRIDLAESLGLSQLQVKTWYQNRRMKWKKIVLQGGGLESPTKPKGRPKKNSIPSSEQLSEQQSEGSSCQSENTQEE